CCATCTTCTGATGATCGAAACATTCCTTTCCCAGGGACTTAATAAACCTGGTCCGAGCATAATCATCTTCTTTAAACTTCACACCCTGATAAAATACATCCATAAGAATGAGGCTCTCAGGGGGCATGGGAGTGATGGCTGCCGGGTACTGGGGATCTAAACACCTTTGAATATCTTCTAGCTCTAGTTCACCTTTCCCTACACTAAGCAGGACAGTCATGATTTTGCGGACCATATTCCACAGGAAACTCGCACCTTCCACATCTACCAGGCACATATTGTCTTTTGGTGTGATCAGAACACTATCTACTGTTCTCAGAGGATTTCGTTCACTTCTCCTGGAAAAGTTCAGGAAGTTATGGGTTCCCTCCATTAAATGAGCTGCTTCCTGCATTTTATTAGTATTCCACTCATTGTCACCTGGTTCCCTGCAGAGCACATAACGATAGTGTCTTTTATGGGCATATCGAGTTTTAAATCCCAGTGGTACTCTGGTAGATCCTAGAATTCTTATATCCAATGGTAGGAGATCGTTTATCTGGTTTATTATTGGCTCTTTATCTGTGCGAAATGACACCACATTCCCCATGGCATGAACTCCCCGGTCAGTACGGCCGGCAATAGAGTAGTTTGATTGGCCCAGGTTAGTTATTGCACCAGATTCTTCCAGAGCACTTATAAGCTCTCCTTCCACTGTGCGCAAGTTTGGTTGTCTTTGAAAACCATAAAAATCTGTTCCCAGATAAGCAACTTTTAAAGCCACCCTAATCATAGCATCATCCTCTA
The Methanobacterium sp. DNA segment above includes these coding regions:
- the truA gene encoding tRNA pseudouridine(38-40) synthase TruA, producing MIRVALKVAYLGTDFYGFQRQPNLRTVEGELISALEESGAITNLGQSNYSIAGRTDRGVHAMGNVVSFRTDKEPIINQINDLLPLDIRILGSTRVPLGFKTRYAHKRHYRYVLCREPGDNEWNTNKMQEAAHLMEGTHNFLNFSRRSERNPLRTVDSVLITPKDNMCLVDVEGASFLWNMVRKIMTVLLSVGKGELELEDIQRCLDPQYPAAITPMPPESLILMDVFYQGVKFKEDDYARTRFIKSLGKECFDHQKMVAATKEMMGVLRESKAV